The following DNA comes from Pongo pygmaeus isolate AG05252 chromosome 9, NHGRI_mPonPyg2-v2.0_pri, whole genome shotgun sequence.
TGGTAATGGTACCTGGATGTCAATAATGTGGTATTTGCTGTGACATCCTCACTCAGAGGATCAAAATGCTGCTTTATCCAGAGTTAGCTCCTTTGTTTACTCTGTTTTGTTTAGGGTTTGATGCAATGTTTGGCTACTtagtgtgtgtgtctctctctctctctctctctctctgtgtgtgtgtgtgtgtgtgtgtgtgtgtgtaagaaagcggaataaaagagaaagacagactaTGAGAGGTAAATGAATATAAATAGTAATGGAAGCATGAATATGTTTCTATTTCAATAATTGCTATCTTTGGTTTTTCATTATCACATTCTGCTGCGATTTTCCTTACCtccttgattgattgattgcctGATTAATTGTAGAGTTGGAGGAATCCAAATGCATATAAGTCGGAAAAAAGTAGCAGATAATCACCAGACTATATCAACAAAAACACCAATTTGACCATCCAAATACTCAGCTGTCATTTGTCATTGGACTTAACCACCAATATCACTCTCTCATTTATTTCACACACCACCAACAACTCTCAATACTTAACCATTTTCAATTGCCAGGAAAGAGGTAGAAATATCTTGTCATCGACAGTCGTTCTATGGTGGGCATTTGGGCTTTAGCCCTTGGAGTTTCAAATGATTGCTgtacctgaaaaagaaaataggctgTAGATGAGATACGACTCTTTTCAAGtctcagaaagcatctttcaCCATGTACCAGACAACACCTGGAATGAAGTGAGCTTGCAGGTTTTATAGAACCAAGCCCATGGGCATTCTAACTCCTCGACATTGTACCCTACCTCTTAGAATTGACACTCCATGTCAGACTGTACTCTTTACATCAAAATAAACACCTCATGTCTAATCCAAGGTCTTTCAACATTCATTTCctctattttccatttctgacCTACAGATCTGACAATAAGTTATCCCTTGGAAATTGTTCATGAAAACTGGATAAGGAAGGACTCTGTACTTTCAATGCCCACCAAGGCTGATCCCTCAATTGAAGGAGAATTAAATCGCAGtatcttatctttctttctttctttttttttttttttgagatggagtcttgcactgtcacctgggctggagtgcaatggtgcaacctcggctcactgcaacatctgcctccagagttcaagcaattctcctgcctcagcctcccaagtagctgggattacaggtgcccgccaccacacctagctaattgattttttgtatttttagtagagacgtggtttcactatgttgtccaggctggtctcaaactcctgccctcatgatccaccggCATCTGCCTCCCAAatgactgctgggattacaggcatgagccaacgtgcccagccccAGTACCTTATCTTTAACACCCAAACACTGAACAACTTTCATATCTCCACCACCAAACTGATCTTGTAGTTTTTTTGCATCAACTAATTGGTAAGTCTACTTATCCTAAATCCAGAATTTTCAGTTCCTTTTTCTATGAACATCCTTGAAAGTACAATGTCTAACTCCCAGTTATCCAAGAAGATTGAAAAGTTTTAACTTCCTAGATCTCTATTCACAGGAACTCTGTCTCAATTTATGCTgcatttcctcctccttctcctcctccttcttcttctttcattacatttttttttaagacagggtcttactctgtcatccaggctagagggtagtggtgaaatctcagctcattgcaacctccacttcctgggctcaagcgattctcccacctcagttctcaggtagctcggattacaggttcCAGTCaatatgcccggctaatttttgtattttttgtagagatgggttttgccatgtggcccaggctggcctcaaattcctggattGAAGCCACTCCACCCTCCTTCGgacccacaaagtgctgggattacaggaatgagtgaCTGTGCTGGCTCTGGATGGCTTTCTTCTATAAACGCCAGAGGTATATCTTTTTTTCCCACAGGAGTTTTACTGTCCTCtacaatttttactttattaataattatactatTCTGTGTTAATGCCAATCCCATTTTCTCTTTAAACAAGAGGGTGcatttatctatgtatttatgcatctatttattcaataattattaattGAATATCTGCTACATGCCAGGTTTGTTGAATTGCTGAGCAAATCCCTGCCATCATGAAGTTTGCATGTTAGTGAGTAAATACACgtaaaaaaacagacacataaataaaCTATTAATATATGTTGAGTGGGTGGAGGTACgggctatggagaaaaataacgTAGGAAGTAGTAGGAATAAGGAATGTCCCAAGTTGGGCAAGAAGTAGCAAACCTTTCCTTCTGCACTTTTTTATGGAAAGAATGACTTCTTTTTTGTTCCCTCTCACATGTCTTTATGGATCCTATCACAATCTGTTAGCACATATTTGTTTGTTAACCCACATTTTCAGTATCCATATCTCCCACGAAAATGTGAGTCCTAGATAGGATTACGTCATGTAGGCCTGATTTACCCCTCTGTCACCAGGAGGAAATCCATGACCTAACAGACCACccagattttattcatttaataaattaagaaataaaaattatttcaaaatatttttccttctctaaaaCTTAAGAACATACAGTCCATAACATAAAGCTTATGGTTgatattattttactttgatcTTCTGCTGGGATATATTGGAATTGTCTTTTCCTTAGCCATATTTTAAACAACTGAATGACAGAAACTAGGTACCTCTCTACTTTCACTTCCCTGACAAAGATTGTCATTGTGAAGTAAAAGGTGAATCATGACAAATTCTtcctgaagaaataaatgaataactagAAAAGAGACACTTACCTTCCGAAATACTTCCTCTAGGTGGCAGCACCAAGAATATTTCTGGAAGCATGTGATGAGTTGTGTGATGAAGATAGAGCCCATTGTGCTGTCTCTCCAGGACACGTTGTCTATAATGATACAGGTGGGTATGCCTTGGGCTATGACTTTCACTATGTTTTTGTTCATATTTATGTTttgagaatgtttttaaaaagaaaagcatagcTTGGGAATTACATTTACAGATTTGTAGGAAGCACTTACAACCTGACATTTACCCACTTTCCACagaaagtaaacagaaaacctagcAAAAGGTGATCAAAAATTGCAGTTTGTAAGCATTTCAAGAGATTGTATGTTGAATAAATTTTGATTCTTGGGATTGACTTTCCACTACAAAACTCATGTTCATTCTCTCAGCTTTTATAGGGGCTTGAGAAATAACTGGAATTATCCcactttacagaggaagaaatagaAGCACAGAAAGATGAAGGAACTTCCCCATGTTCACACAGTGAGTAAGCAACAAAAAATTGCCACCAGGCTCCAAAGTTGTTTGCAGAttatgccacactgtctttcaccatataataaacaaaaatagatgaaCACATGACAAGTTTCAGTGATAGAAGAtgaaaaaagtgataaaaatcTACTGTACAGGATGGTGCCAGTAGTAACCAACATTGTATTATGTACTTGAAATTTGTTAATAGAGTAGATTTTATGCTAAGTATACTTCTCACAAACAATCACGGAATGATGGTAATAATAAACAGAGAAGTGTAAGAATCTTTTGGAGAAGAGAGATATGTTTATGGCATAGAGAGTGGTGATGATTTCAGGAGTACATACATATCTCCAAACTCATtaagttgtatacattaaatatgtaccaTTATgtatgtcaatcatacctcaataaagtggttttaaaaaataagatttaaaaatatacaaatcaaaaACAGTTAAATGTATGCTCCTTAAGATGATTACCTAGACATGAAATACTAACCAGTGTTCCCTGAGATTAGACCTAATCAGCCCCATCCTATCATTTCCTACTTGTTTTAAAGGGTATCCACAGTTCTAGCAGGGCATGCAATGGCACTGCTCATTGTAGAATCAGATGGGAAATATGGAGAAGAAAACTTGAAGTTGATCATTTGAGAAAAAGAAGCCATTCCTGGAATCCATAAAAACACTATGTAAAATGTTAAATGAGCttaataaaaaaacagaattcaTCATCTGTTTAAATGGTGAGTGGTGAATGGGTTTCCATGTATCGGGTTGCTTTAGGAATCTGTTCTCACAGCACACATAAGATCATGTAAAATACGACATTCTATCAGATCATTGTTTCATAGGGATTCTTGATTTTCTAGATTCATTCAAAGGTAGCCTCAGGCCCACAAATCCCTTACTGCCACTGAAAGATACATACGTGGTGTTGAAGAGCAAAAAGCAATGAAGTCCTTCTCCACGTGGGTCTTGTAAACAGCATCTTCCTCCAGGTTCTCAGGTGACTGTGAAGAGGCCACTTCCAAGGATGCTGGAGAGTCTCTGACCCACAGTTCCCCACGGTTTGCTGTGGAGACATTAACTTTCTGCACACTGCTGTGCCTCCCACAGAATGGCTATCACAGTTGCCCACCTTGTTCTTTTTGAATGTTCATTCTTACTAGTTTCATACTTACAGACCCACacactacaaacacacacacggaaacacacacacacacaaacacacgcacagacacacacacactcacaccacttttctttctctccagtgTCATTCAACAGTGTGCCTACTGATAGTGAAATCATCTTGAATTTactattttctagaaaaaaaaatctgttttgttttgaaaaatagatCCCAAGAGCTATGAGAcaattggtctcaaattcctggcctcaagccatcctcctgtcttggcctcccaaagtgttgggattataggcatgagccaccatcctcAGCCAGCCATGAGGCAATTGAATCTCTGGAGCAAAGTGGAACTGCAACATTCTAAAGTCCCCTGATCTCTTTACTAATTTCCCCCTcaataattataagaaaaaggGATGCTGTTTTACATAATGGCCCCAGTTTCAAATGAAATTCTTCTCAAACCACACAATGTCAAAATGTCTgtaaaacatttacaaatcaaGCTATCATGAAAATGATTCTATTCCAAAGTTTGAGTATTTCTGTTTAACTTTGATTTAGGGATTCTGATGATCTCCTTCACCACTTACTGTGGATAAAATTGTACAGAAATTTCTCCACTAATTATGATGAGACAATTTCTTGTTATACCAGACCCTTAGGTAGAGTTTCTTTAGAATTCAATGTACTTTATTTGCACTGGATGGGGTCTAAGACTGTTGACCCTAAATATAAACCAAACATCACAATCCTCCTCATACACCTTCATAACTGTTAGATGTTCAGTCTTAGCACTCACCACCTCTGCAGGCCTGGACAATGATGACCTTGGGTTTGTCCTTTAGACTGAGGCAGTTGCGGTTGTTGAATATCTGGAAGATGGTGTCATAAAGCAGCACATCTGGCTTTTTCTCATCATGCACGGTTCCGCAGATTCCCTCCAGGATGCCATGAGACATGAGTACTAAGAACGTGCTGTCGGAGGACTTGTGCTCTGGTCGGGCAGCAAATGCCCTCAGCGCTGACTCCATATCCTGGAAAAGAGCAATGTCTAACTTCAGTCGGAGAAGCATCACAATTAATGGGACCTCCTAGATTTACCATGAGCAAAACGAGAAACATATGTAACATCCGAGTCATGGTGCTTCACATAGTGCTTACTCAGTCATGACAGctgttttatggttttatttttccttctccatGGGGCTGTGGGttcccattttctcttcctgCTGACATACTGTCTTCTTAGTATATTGTATATTGTTATGTGTTACTcatgttactttttcttttccatctcaaTCTTTTCTCTCCTTACCTACCAAGAGTCATGTGTTATAAATGCAACACACCACGTTCTTTGTAAAATCCATCCCACTATGCTTAGAATAGAATCAAACTTCTGGCCTGACCATACACCACCCTCATACTATGTCCCTTCTCCTTCAACCTCTAGTCACACTGGTCTTCTCTTTGTGCTTCTCATGTGCCAGGTTTATTTTCAGCTCAGCTCTTTCACAGGTAGCATCTCCTACTTTGAAGGCGCTGCATTCATGTCTTTCCAGAGCCATCTCCAACCAACCCAAAAACATTGCTCTCCACCCTACAATTCTGtctcatatttcctttttcttttctttttacttacttTTAGCTGTCTTGTCACTGTTTTGtagacacacatatgcacacctgGTGCTTGAAGTTgtcttttttcttacaatttcaCTGTTTCTTTCTACGGTAACCTAGATGAATGCTGGCTGGGAACTTCCTGTCTCATTTACAGACCTATTCCCAACGTTAGGAATAGCTCTTAACACCAAGTTTAGGACTCAATATTCGTTTTATAAGTGTACTGCCATTTAACATTCATTACTCTATAATTTTCTGGGGATTCTTGGGGCTGCATCCCAATCACATGATTTTGGAATTCAGTAAGAAACATAAAAACACGTGTCAATCATGTTTCGTCTAGTTTTCCAGAATTGAGGATATTTGGAGGACCAAAAAGACAGACATAGATTTACCAGTCTAGTACTCTTATTTTgtatacgcacacacatacacacacacacacacacacacacgcacacaaacccAGAGGTTGTTAAACCTTGTTGAGCTCTTTGAAGCTAGGTAGTTATTAGAAGGATGTGTCTtgaatatgtatgtgtttgtggtgGCTGAGGGATTCTTACCCTGGCTGTCAGATTCTCTTCTACATCTACGCTGTAGTCCAGACCCTCAAGTAGCTCCTTCATCCCTGTGATGTCAAAGTCAGCTCCATTCCTCGGAGGCAGATGGTCAAACTCTGTATTGCATATGATGAGAGCCAGGCGTGTGCGGTTGTTTCTCTCCTTTATTGGATAGATCTGCAGGATATGGAGATgcaataaatttaatttactcaAGTCTCCTTTCAGCCTCCTTATGCCTATCAGTGTTGCTTTTTCAAGTCTTCGTGCAGCTGCTCTCTGCTCTAACTTGTATCAAAAGACActgactttctctctctcaagaACCCAGGGAAACAACCAGGACGTATCTGAAATGGTTATTAAGAATCTTGAGGAAACTAGATAATTCCTAccccttttcttctcccttttcttcttcacCTACTCCAATCTTTCTCAGCATTCAAAGTTCAGGCCAAATTTCATACAAAACAAGAGATGTCATTGACTCCAATGAAAAATGAATACAGCAAAAGTCTTTGACTTTGGAAGAATAGCtattttgttactatttttaacACATAAATTTATAATGTTTTTCAAGCTTTAATTATATTTCCCAAGTATCCTTCATGTCTAGCTTTTCAACTAGATTGCAACCAATTACAAGTCAGCTATATTATCCTCCAAATGTGTTTATTCCATGGCTAATGCTACAATTGCCATAAAATCCAAATAATTACAAGAATAAATACAGGAGCAATAGAAATACCAATTTTCTTTCAACTCATGATAAAATGATCTGCATCATGGATTGAGAAAGGATTGGTATCGTTGTGAAGTCACATAATCTTTCCCTTAGTAAAAGCATTATTGAAAATGGTTACTGTCATCCCCACCCCCAATCATTTAGTGCTGTAAGAAATGGTGCACTGAAGGAAAGCAatgatatctcttcttttttttctatttcatgtaGATAGCATAGCACCTCTTCAGCTCTTTCTTTACATAGTCTCAGGAATTCTTCATGAGGGCAAAGCTTGAGGGCATCTgtagattctcctgactcaggtgGTCCAGCCTCCATATTCGGATGAGCTGCAGGATATTGCATAACATAAATTGTGATTTCTGCCTCTGTGACCCAATTTATCACCTAAGAAGATTGAGAGAGAAGACGTCCTGGGAAGATTTCTTCACATATAGGGGTTTTAGTTGTATCTCATATCTAGTATTCTACATCAGGAGATGTATTGTTactggaaaaaatagaaaagcagatCCACCCAAACATGTAATCATAGATTCTGATCATTCTGGGGAAAACATGTCAATGATGTTGGGGTTAAATTTGGCCTTTCCTTATACAGTCAAAAGAATTTGAGTTTTCCAAAGGTTTTACTCCAGGATACTCATTTATCTGTATGGACTTTCTATTGTGTCTGTGCAAGAGTATACTGAGTAAATAGTTGTCAGAACACTATCTACTACAAATTTAATGTGTGTTCCACGTCCAATATTTAATTTCTACTATCacatgtaaaaagtaaaattaaacaggtaaaattaattctaataacatttatttaacataacatacaaaaagtattattttaacatgtatttttagTCACAAGCCAAATGCTTAATAGTTATCCCATACAGGATGGAACAAAATCCCATTTTGGAGTAATCGTCACCTCCTAATCCCCActacacatacagacacatacatacaccaaACCACAGAATATTGAATCTTGTACTTTCAAAGCATTATTTTTTCAGCAACCTTACTGttaatttttaatgattctagaagaaatgaactTCAATTATCCCTGTGCAAATTGTAAAGCCAGCTATTTGTAAAACCAGCCAGTCTGAGCTCTGGAGATGTAACAAGTTTTAAGAGTGTGTATGAATATCAAGCCTTCTGAGCATCTCTTTTCATAGATTACACAGTGATATATGACCTTCGGTCCTATTTCAGAAAATTCTGCCAATGTGAAGACATACTGGATCCTTGGATATTCCCTGGTCAGAGGGTATGTTTTCTAATCCAAAGTTTCCTGTTTCCAGTTCACTTACAGGTTTGGAGAACTTCCTAACTTAGTCATCTCCTAATGAtcattatgtgtgtatgtgcgatACAGTGTTTtcagataaaattagaaattagataGAATTTCTATCTTACATCCAATAATAAAATTAGCATGAAAGCAAATCATTTCATTACAAGATAGTACATATTATACTGCAAACTGCTGCCCAAAGAGAGCTGGATACACTCTAGGTACACTGGCAGTGTGCCTAAAGTTTCCTGGGATCACTCTGGAGACTCCAACTGCAGATAGAGCCCACGGAGACACTAGACCCCTCCTGTGAGGGGTTGCAGCTGCCTtattcctgccacagcctctgctAATCAGATAGGTTACTTCAGTTTAGAATTGGATGCTCATTGTGATATCTGGGTTTGCTAAAACTATTCTGAAGCCTCTATTACTTCTATTCTAATTCCCATTAGTTGCACTATCACTGACTTTTTGAAAATGGAGATTGTTTCCATGCCATCCAGGTCTGAGAAAAAACTAAAGACCTGCAAAGGGACCAGTTTAAATATTAATGAGAATGCTACCTTCTTATAATCTTGGACAACTATTGTACTATCATGTGCTCCCTGTTGGTAGGAACACCCCTTCTTCATAGAGGAGTGCTGATTGAAAAAGCTCATTTGATATAGTGAGGTCTCaacaatttatatttccttttgtttatcACTGTTTATCATTATTGGTAATCTGTAATACTTCATGGCTCAAGATTTCAGCTTAAATTCTGGGGGGAATTGAGTCTGTCTCTGGTGAACTTCAATATGAGAATATTTAACCTTTAATAATACATAATTCAATCTGGGTCAAAAGTTctgaaaagaagttttaaaattttagacattttatgGAGATTCTCCTTATCATATTTTGTAACTCGCAGAAGTAAGTAAGCACTGGAAAAGTCTAGTTCATAGCATCCACATAATAATTatgaaaactaatatttattgaatgcatatactttatttatttattcatcctacATTATTTAGgcatctgctatgtgccaagAAAACTACTGATTACTGTTATTGATTGGTGAATAAACCAGTTGCATTCTGGTGGGAGAAACTTGGTAGATGTTGTTTCTGTCTACTGAGatgaaaagggaataaaaatgcAACAGTTTTGTTCTGGGGAACAAAGTGTATAGTTTTAGCTGTATTTGTTTTGTGATGCCAGGAAAACAGTCAAGTAGACCTGTTGAATATGCTGCTAGAGCTAAATGATCCTGGAGTTCAGAGGAGAGAGTTCCTGATGAGAGCTAGTATCTTGGGAGTTGTTGGCGTGTGATGCCTGTCATTATAACGTTTCTAGGCTTAGACGATCTTATGAGAAAGTACTGGAATtgtcttcatttcacagatggtaAGACTAATAACTAGGGAGCTAGCAAAGTTAAGCAACTTGCGGGAAGTCACATAGGTCACAGGTGACAGAATCTAGGTTTAGTTCTGTGTGTCCATTACTACAAGTTGTGAACTATTAACTATTTTTGTACACAGTCTGAACACAAGGACTCAGCCTTTTAGCTGATTGTAAACTAGATTCCGCCCCACAAAAGGGAAGTGGTCTCTAAAAGGACAAAGATAGATTTAGTGAAAATGATAGTTTAGGAAGGGAAAGATAGGGGAATCACAGAAGACACTGCTTAGGCCTTGGAGTTAAACAGATTTAGGGAAAATTGAGATATTCATTGTAAAAGATCCAGTCTTACCTTTTTTATTGGGGGATATTTGGTCTATGTTAAAAAAGGTTTGAAGAAGCATTTGTCCTGCCATACGTTGCTTCTCTTGGATAGAGTCTGCCATGACCCGAACTTTGTCTTCAGTTTTAGCatcataatatttctttttttcctcttccttccagtTCAGCACATTTTGTTCCACCAAGTTATCCAAAACACCAGTGAGGAAATCTTTGCCCAGGGATTCCAACATCTTAAGTGGTTTTTTTCTGTGGTTGCCTTCTGTTAGAAATAGAAAGACTCCTTTAACTACGTGCACAGCTTAAAGAGTTTCACCCTCACTTTAGATATAGTTCTATAATGTGAAATACTTCTGAAAGTATGTCCTACTTCACCAACTGTCTTCTTGTACCTGTAGAGTTCTGTCATTCATCAAATTCCTACCAGGTTGTTTAACAATTTATTGCCacttaatactttttttcttttttgttcttttttcttttcttttcttttagcttCTCATCTTCCTTCTGTGGCATTGGACCTAATGCTAACTTCCTGGTCAATCCattgtattcatttttctcttttactggTTCACGGCCCATAGTTATAATGATCTGCCTAAAATATACATTCCCAGGAAAGTCAATGCTCTTGTCTAGAATATAAATTCTTCCTACTAGATTTTTACTTCCTATATGATTTTTACTCTTTTCTGTATTCAGTTTTCTTGGTGAAATAACTGTAtctttgaatttgcatttttttaaccTACATCCTATACCCACATCTTTgtattcaaaatgtttaaaagtacTTAATATGCTTgctaaatacataaattaaagaataaatggatgagtgcattcatatTTATAATTCAAATCTTGTtctcaatgaatatttaaaattgaaagtAACCTGATTACTAATCTTCCAGTGTGGTGGATTAATTTAATTTGACACCATGTTAATGTATTACTCCTTAGagtaatttgaatatttataAGGAAATATAGATATCAAAGTAATACATCCTTTGTTTCAATGCAACAGATATGATTTCGGCAGATTGTACACAGAAATGCTGGATAGCTTATCAATTCTCAATCCATGCTACGAAGGCAATTATACAATCCATGTAGATGTAAGGATAGTGTTGACACAAAATGACATCTAAAGAAATCATGTCAGGGCGTTGCACAAAAGCTTTGGCACAGAAGCACCAGCCTCATTGTCTGGGTTATGTTGAATTAATATTTTCGTAAATGTTTATTGGGCAGCTATTATGAGAAAGACATTAGACATTACAAACCAGGAAAAAAGTTACCTAATACAAATTAACTTAATAAAGGGTAATATCTCCCATGtacttattataaataaaaaatgaatgcatataaaacaatttaaatcattattataattatcattatt
Coding sequences within:
- the CASP4 gene encoding caspase-4; the protein is MAEGNHRKKPLKMLESLGKDFLTGVLDNLVEQNVLNWKEEEKKKYYDAKTEDKVRVMADSIQEKQRMAGQMLLQTFFNIDQISPNKKAHPNMEAGPPESGESTDALKLCPHEEFLRLCKERAEEIYPIKERNNRTRLALIICNTEFDHLPPRNGADFDITGMKELLEGLDYSVDVEENLTARDMESALRAFAARPEHKSSDSTFLVLMSHGILEGICGTVHDEKKPDVLLYDTIFQIFNNRNCLSLKDKPKVIIVQACRGANRGELWVRDSPASLEVASSQSPENLEEDAVYKTHVEKDFIAFCSSTPHNVSWRDSTMGSIFITQLITCFQKYSWCCHLEEVFRKVQQSFETPRAKAQMPTIERLSMTRYFYLFPGN